The following is a genomic window from Dermatophilaceae bacterium Soc4.6.
CAGGTGCTCAAGACGGAGACCACCCGGCGCTGCCCGGTGAGCCAGCTCTTCGCCCGGGCCGGCGTGGAGCTGACGAGCGTGTGGACGCGGCTGGCGCCGGCTGCCTGACGGTCGTTGCGGCTGCCCGGCCGCGGGCGAGCGAGCGGGGGATGGTGCAATGGCGAGGACGGCAGCTCGGGGGCGACCAAGGAGGAACGCGATGGCGCGAGTAGTGGTGACCGGTGGTTCGGGCAAGCTGGGTCGGGCGGTGGTCGCCGACCTCGCGGGTCACGGCCACGAGGTCGCGCTCTTCGACCGGGCCCGGCCGACGGGCCTGCCGGACGAGGTGCTGGCCCACGTCGACTACCTGCCCGTCGACCTCACCGACTACGGCCAGGTGCTCGACGCGATGCTCGGCGTCGAGGAGCGGTGGGACGGCGTCGACGCGCTGGTCCACCTCGCCGCCGTGCCGGCGCCCGGGCTGGTGCCCGACCACGCGACCTTCACCAACAACATGAATGCCTCCTTCTCGGTCGTGTCGGCCGCCCGTCGGGCCGGGCTGAAGAAGATCGTCTGGGCCTCGAGCGAGACCGTGCTCGGCCTGCCCTTCGACACCCCACCGCCCTACGTGCCGGTCGACGAGGACTACCCGCCCCGCCCCGAGAGCACCTACTCCCTCACCAAGACGCTCGAGGAGGAGCTGGCCCGGCAGCTGTGCCGGTGGGACCCCGAGCTGTCCATGATCGGCCTGCGCTTCTCCAACGTCATGGACGTCGAGGACTACGCGCAGTTCCCCTCGTACGACACCGATGCGATGACCCGCAAGTGGAACCTCTGGGGCTACATCGACGCCCGCGACGGCGCCCAGGCCGTGCGGCTCAGCCTCGAGCACAGCACCCCCGGGGCCGAGGTCTTCATCGTCGCCAACGCCGACACCGTCATGAGCCGCTCGAGCGCCTCGCTCGTCGCCGAGGTCTTCCCCGGCGTCGCGGTGCGGCACGAGCTGGGTGAGCACGAGACGCTGCTGTCGATCGACAAGGCCCGCCGCGTGCTGGGCTTCGCGCCCCAGCACAGCTGGCGCGACCACGTCTGAGGCCGGATGCCGTTCGAGCAGGAGATGCCCCGCCTGCGCTTGCGCCGCCCCACCGGGCTCGACCTCGAGGCCTACACCGCACTGCACACGGACCCCCGCACGTATGCGCACGCGCCGGCGTCGATGCCCGACGCCGAGGGCTGCCGGGACCGTCTCGACGCTGACCTGGCGCACTGGGCGGCCTACGGTTTCGGCTACCTCGCGGTCGAGGACCGGGCCAGCGGCCTCCTGGTCGGCTGGGGTGGGGTCTGCGAAGCCGCCGCCGCCCCTCGCGGCCCGCTCAACCTCTACTACCGCCTTGCGTACGACGCCCTCGGGCAGGGCCTCGGGCGCGACCTCGTCTGCGCCGTGGTCGCCGCCGCGGTCGAGGAGCAGCCCGCGCGGCGGGTGCGGGCGCGCATCGGCAGCCACCACGCCGCGTCGCTGGCGACCGCTCGGGCCGCCGGCCTCGTCGAGGTCGACGTGCCCGCCGACCAGCCGGACGACCAGCCGGACGACCAGCCGGACTCGGCGTCGGTGGTGCTCGAGGCCCCGCACCTGACCTCGCTGGCCTCGGTCGACGAGTCGGTGCTCGCTGAGGTGCTCGACCTGTGGGTGCGGGTCAACGAGGCGGGTGGGGCCGTGGGGTTCTCGGCGGGTGCACCGCGGGCGGCGGTCGCCGATCGCCTCGCGGGCCACGCGGCCCTGCTCGCCGAGGGTCGCGCGGTGCTCGGTCTGCTGCGGGCGCCCGACGACCGCCTGCTCGGCTCGGCGTTCTGGCAGCGCGGCGCGTGGTCGGGGTTCGCCCACCGGTTGGAGCTGTGGCGGGTCATGGTCGAGCCCGCCGAGCAGGGTCGGGGGATGGGCGGCCTGCTCCTGTCGGGGATGCACGGCCTGGCCCGCCGGTGGTCGCCGCAGACCCAGCTGTGGTGCGCCGACTACCGCAGCGGTCGGGGCCTCGGCCGCTTCTACGCGCGGTGGGGCTGGAACGAGGTGGGGCGGCTGCCCTACGGGATCGAGCTGCCAGGGGGGGAGCGCGGTGACGAGGTGCACCTCGCTCGGCGTCCGCAGGGTGGGTTGCCCGTCGCCGACGGTCGCCCCTGACCGGTGCTGACCCGCCGGCGCGGGAGTGGCTGCCCGCGCCCTGTGGAGGGCCGACAGGAGAAGGGGCTGCGCGGCATACGCTGTGCCGTGTGAGTGCCTCCCTCGACGACCTGATGCACGCCGCGGTCGTGGGGGTGGGGGGCGCCGAGCGTCCCGGGCAGACCCAGATGGCCAAGGCCGTCGAGCACGCCGTCGAGACTGGTGAGCACCTGCTGGTGCAGGCCGGCACCGGCACGGGCAAGTCACTGGCCTACCTGGTGCCGGCGGTCAAGCACGCCGTCGAGAGCGGCAAGCCGGCCGTGATCGCCACGGCGACCCTGGCCCTGCAGTCGCAGATCGTCGACCGCGACATGCCGCGCGTGGCGGAGGCGCTGGCCCCCGTGCTGGGGCGTCGCCCGACCTACGCGCTGGTCAAGGGCCGACGCAACTACCTGTGCGCGCACAAGCTGCAGGGCGGCTTCCCCGACGACGACGACTCGTTGCTGTCGGTGGGCCAGGTCGACCGGGCGATGTCGCGGCTGGGCGAGGAGGTGCTGCGGCTGCGGTCGTGGGCCGACGAGACCGAGTCGGGTGACCGGGACGAGCTCGTGCCGGGGGTGAGCGAGCGGGCCTGGCGCCAGGTCTCGGTCAGCTCGCACGAGTGCCTCGGCAGCAAGTGCCCGATGGTGGCGGAGTGCTTCGTCGAGCGCTCGCGCGAGGCGGCGAAGGAGGTCGACGTCATCGTCACCAACCACTCCTTCATGGCGATCGACGCCTTCGAGGGTCGTCAGATGCTGCCCGAGCACGACGTCCTGGTCATCGACGAGGCGCACGAGCTGGTCGACCGGGTGACCTCCACCGTCACCGACGAGCTGAGTGCAGGCATCGTCACGTCGGCCGCCCGTCGTGCGGCCAAGCTCTCCGACCAGGTCGGCGAGGTCGAGGACGCGGGCGTCCTGCTCGAGGACGTGCTCGCCCAGCTGCCCGAGGGGCGGCTGCCCGGCCTCTCCGACGGGCTGACGCTGGCGCTCGAGCGGGTGCGCGACACCACCCGACGCGTGCAGTCCGACCTCAAGCCCCAGCCCGGCGCCGAGGGCGACGGCGCCCGGCAGGTCGCGCGGGCGGCGATCGACGAGGTCAACGAGAACGCCGCGCGCATCCTCGAGCAGCGCGAGCTCGACGTGGTGTGGGTCGGGCGCGACCCGCGGCGGGGCACCACCACCTTGCGCGTGGCGCCGATGAGCGTGGCGATGCTGGTGCGGGAGAGGGTCTTCCACGAGCGCACCGTCGTGCTCACGTCGGCGACCCTCGAGCTCGGTGGCACGTTCGACGCCGTCGCCGACACCATCGGCCTGCGCGGTGAGGGAGCCCCGGCGTGGCAGGGGCTCGACGTCGGCAGCCCCTTCGACTACCCGCGCCAGGCCATCGCCTACGTCGCGCAGCACCTGCCCGCCCCGGGCCGCGACGGTGCCGCGCCCGAGACGCTCGACGAGATCGAGACGCTCGTGCGGGCCGCGGGTGGTCGCACCCTCGGGCTCTTCTCCTCCATGCGCGCCGCGCAGGCGGCGGCTGAGCAGCTGCGGGCCCGCTTCACCAAGGACGGCACGACGATCGAGATCCTGTGCCAGGGCGAGGACCAGATCACCACGCTCGTGCGCGACTTCGCGCGCACGGCCACCACGTGCCTGTTCGGCACCCTCACCCTCTGGCAGGGCGTCGACGTGCCCGGCACCTCGTGCCAGCTGGTCATCATCGACCGCATCCCCTTCCCCCGTCCCGACGACCCGCTCGCGTCGGCGCGCTCGGAGGAGATCGCCCGCCGGGGAGGCAACGGCTTCATGGCCGTCAGCGCCACCCATGCCGCGCTTCGCCTGGCCCAGGGCGCCGGGCGGCTCGTGCGGCGCGGCGACGACCGCGGGGTCGTCGCCTTCCTCGACTCGCGCATGATGACCGCCCGGTATGCCGGCTTCCTCCAGCGCTCACTTCCCCCCTTCTGGCCGACCACCGACCAGGACATGGTCATCGCCGCCCTCCGCCGGCTCGACGAGACCGCCGCGCCGGTGCTTCCGGTGGCCGAGCCCGCGCTGCGCGGGCTCACCGGGACGCTCGCGTCCTCGTCCTCGTCCTCGTCCTCGTCCTCGGGTCTGGGCCCGGCCGCAGCCGCTGCGTCGCCCGCGGTCGACCACCGGCCGGTGGCCGGACCACCGCCGGCAGCGCCGGCACCTCGGACCGCGGTCACCTCGGGCCACGCGTGGACGGCCGAGGCCGACGAGGAGCTGCGCGACGCGGTCGACGCCGGAGTCGGCCTCGAGGAGCTGTGCGACCACCTCGAGCTCACGCCCGACGTCGTGTCAGTGCGGCTCGAGCAGCTGGGGCTACGGCTCGGCGAGGCGACGCTCGGCTTCGGGTCGTAGCGGTGGTCTCCTCGACCTCCACCTGTCCGCTTCGTCCGGGCGTCTTCCCGGGGCATACCGGGCGGCCTGGAGTCGAGGAGACCAAAGGACCACGACGGCACGGCCGCTGTCGGCGCCACCACCTAGGCTGACGACGTGCCGCTGCCAGCCCTGCTCCTCGTCTCCGGTCCGGAGGAGGTCCTCGCCGACCGGGCCGTGACCTCCGTCCTGCACGAGCTGCGTGACACGCTGCCCGAGCTCGAGGTCATCAGGCTCACCGCGTCGACCTACGAGGCCGGGCAGCTGCTGCTGCACACCAGCCCGTCTCTCTTCGGCGGCGCCAAGGCGGTCGTGGTCGAGGGGTTCGAGGAGACGACCGACGAGCTGCAGAGCGACCTGCTGGCCTATCTCGCCGCCCCGGCCGACGACGTGACGCTCGTGGTCACCCACCGCGCGGGCAACCGTGGCAAGAAGGTGCTCGACGCCCTGCGCAAGCAGGGCGCTCGGGTCTTCGAGGCGCCGGCGGTCAAGTCCGACCGAGACAAGGCCGAGTTCGTCACGCACGAGTTCCGCCGGGCGGGGCGCAAGGTCACGGGCGAGGCCGTCCAGGCCCTCGTGCAGGCGATCGGCAAGGACCTGCGCGAGCTCGCGTCCGCCTGCAGCCAGCTGGTCGCCGACACCGGCGGCCTGATCGACGAGAGCGTGGTCGAGACCTACCACGGGGGCAAGGTCGAGGCGAGCGGCTTCAAGGTCGCCGACGCGGCGGTCGGGGGAGACCGCGGTGAGGCGCTGGCCCTGCTGCGGCACGCGATCGCGACGGGGGTCGACCCCGTGCCGATCGTCGCGGTGCTCGCCTCGCAGCTGCGCCAGCTCGTTCGCGTCGGGTCGGCCGGTCGGGGTAGCTCGGCCAACCTCGCCCGCGAGCTGGGGATGGCGCCCTGGCAGGTCGACCGGGCGCGGCGCTCGCTGCAGGGATGGGACGGGACCGGTCTGGGGCGCGCCATCCAGGCCGTCGCCGCCGCCGATCTCGAGGTCAAGGGCGGGGGCCGCGACCCGGTCTATGCGGTCGAGCGTGCCGTCCTCGCCATCACCGCAGCCCGGGGCAGCCGGTGAGCTCCGAGGTGCGGGCCCGTCGCCCACTCGGCGTTTTGGGGGTCCGGTCTCCTCGCTGGTAGTCTCAGCTCTCGCGTGCGCGCTGGGGTCGTGTGCGCCAGCACGCTTCTGCCGCCTGCTCGGCGGCTCACTCCCTCAGACCTTCTTCTCTACGACCAAGGACACTCTTCGTGGCAAACATCAAGTCGCAGCTCAAGCGCATCAAGACCAACGAGAAGCGCACCGAGCGCAACAAGGCGGTCAAGAGCGAGCTCCGCACGTGGGTCCGCAAGTTCCGCGACGCCGCCGACACCGGTGACGCCACTGCGGCGCAGGAAGCCCTCAAGGCTGCCTCCACCAAGCTCGACAAGGCCGTCTCCAAGGGCGTCATCCACGCCAACCAGGCGGCCAACAAGAAGTCGGCGATGGCCAAGAAGGCCTCTGCTCTCTGATCTGCGCTCAGCCGACAGGGCCCGTCACCTCCACGAGGTGACGGGCCCTGTGGCCGTCCTTGTCGCGTCCGGGGCCGACCGTCGTGGGTCAGGCGGTGCGGCGGATCGCGTCCGCCACGAGGTCGAACCGCTGCTGGTCGAGCACGGCCCCCTCACGACGGATGGCGTCGGGGTCGACCCGCACGATGCGGTCGGTCCGGGCCTCGCTCTCACGGCCCCGGCTGTCCCAGGCCCCGGTGCCGACGTCGACCCACTCACGCCCTGACCGGTGCTCGCGCTCGCGCGAGGCGTCGTGGTCGCGGCTGGTGAGCATCACCCCGAGGAGCCAGTCCCCGTCGAGACCCACGAGCAGCACCGGACGGTCCTTGCCGAGGCTCGGGTCCTCCTCGAAGGGCACCCAGGTCCACACCACCTCGCCCGGGTCGGGGAGGCCGTCGGGCTCGGGCGCGTAGTGCATGGCGGGCACCCCGGGGAAGTCGCCCGGGTAGGCGCGCATCGCGAGCGGGCGTGGTGACCCGCGGTGGTCCTCGTGCGGACCGGACTCGTCGACCCTGCTGCCCCCAGCACTGACCCCCTCGGCGTCGACCGCATCGACCGTCTCAGGGGGACGGCTCATCCCCGCCAGCCTGCGACGCATCCGGCTCGCGAAACCCTCGACCATGCACGGAACCGTATCGTCCGGCGGCCCGTGGCGCCCGCCTCGTCGTGGACGGTCGCCCCCGGTGACGACGCCTAGCATGGAGACACCGTCTCGGTCAGCGCAGACCCGGCCCCCCTGCTGCCTCCCATCGCACCCCTGTGCACCGACCCCCGAGGACCACCACCGATGACCGACACCGTGGCCACGCCTGCCCGGCTGCACCGGCCGGACGCACCGGCGCCCGTCTCGCCGTCCCGCGTGAGACTGGCCCTGCTCGCGCTCGCCAGCGGCGGGTTCGCCATCGGCACGACCGAGTTCGTCACGATGGGTCTGTTGCCCCAGGTGGCAGCCGGCACCGGCGTCGACATCCCCACAGCCGGCCACTACGTGTCGTCGTATGCCGTGGGGGTCGTGGTGGGCGCACCCCTGATCGCGGTGCTCTTCGCCAAGGCCCCCCGCAAGCTCGTGCTCCTGGGTCTGATGGCCTTCTTCGCGGTCGCCAACTCGGCCTCGGGCTTCGCGCACACCTACGGGCAGCTGATGGGCGCCCGGTTCCTGTCGGGCCTGCCGCACGGCGCCTTCTTCGGCATCGGCTCGGTCGTCGCCGCCAGCCTCGTGCCCCGGGAGAAGCGCACCCAGGCCGTCGCGATGATGCTGATCGGCCTCGGGGTGGCCAACGTGCTCGGGGTACCGCTGACGACCGTGCTCGGCCAGTCGCTCGGCTGGCAGACGCCCTACCGGGTCGTCGGCGTCATCGGCGCGCTGACCATGGTCGCTGTCGCCCTGTGGATCCCTCGCCAGCCGGCCACCGGAGAGGAGTCGATGCGCGGTGAGCTCAAGGCCCTGACCCGCCTGCAGGTCTGGCTCGCGCTGCTGCTCGGCACCGTCGGCTTCGGAGGCATGTTCGCCACCTACGCCTACATCACTCCGACGATGACCGAGCTCGCCGGCTTTCCGCTGGGCTTCGTACCCGTCATCCTCGGGATCTACGGCGTCGGGCAGGTCGCCGGCATGTGGGTGGCGGGCCGGATCGCCCGATACGGCGTCATGCGGATGATGGTCGTCTCGATGGGCCTGATCGCGGTCGCGCTCGCGCTCTTCGGCTACGCTGTCCACGTCAAGGCGCTGGCCATCCTCTTCGCCCTGCTGCTCGGATTCCTGCCCTCGGTGCTCGTGCCGCTGCTGCAGACCCGCCTGATGGACGTCGCCCGAGACGGCCAGTCGCTGGCGGCCGCCCTCAAATACTCGACCCTCAACATCGCCAACGCCCTCGGCGCCTGGCTCGGCAGCATCGTGCTGGCCGCCGGTCTGGGCTACGAGTGGCCGAGCCGCATCGGGGCCGGGCTCGCCGTGCTGGGGCTGGGCATCGCGGGGATCTCGGTGGTCGTCGGGCGACGGAACCCCGACTCGGTCTGAGCACTACCTCGAGCCCCAGTGCCACGCGGGGGCGGTGAGCAGCCCCTGCCCCTCGACGCGGGTCTCGCCCAGGTCCTTGGTCAGGTGGACGCCGTGGGCCGCCACCCCTCGCTCGGACGACCCGCCCGAGGTGTCGTCGTCCGGGTCGTCGTCATCGTCCCGCCGGGGCTCGAGCGCGGCGATCAGCCCCGGGGCGTGCGAGACGACGACGACCTGGGTCGACGCCGACACCTGGCGGATGAGGCGCGCGAGCGGGGGCAGCAGGTCGGGGTGCAGGCTCGTCTCGGGCTCGTTGAGCACCATGAGGCGTGGCGGTCGAGGGGTGAGCAGGGCGGCCACGAGCAGGAGGTACCGCAGGGTGCCGTCGCTGAGCTCGGCCCCACCGAGGCGGCGCAGCATGCCGGGCTGCAGCAGCCCGACGTCGAATCGACCACCCGAGACCATGATGCTCAGCCGTGCCCCGTCGAAGGCGTCCCCGATGGCGTGGTCGAGGGCCGCAGAGTCGCCGATCTCGTGAATGGTCTGCAGGGCGGCGGCCACGTCGGCGCCCTCGTGGTCGAGCACGGGCGTGAGCGTGCCCACCTGGGGGGTGCGGGCCGGTGCGTCACGGTCGGTGCGGAAGCCGTCGTAGAACCGCCACGACCGCAGCTCGTCGCGCACCTCGAGCAGCTCGGGAGTGCGGGACGGGTCGGCCAGCTCGGTGAGCATGCTCTCGTGGGTGCGCAGGTCGCGGGTCAGCTCCACCCAGTCGCGACCGTCGCGCATCCGCACGAGGGGTCCCTTGCGCTCGACGAGCACGGCTCCCGGGCGGGCGACGGGACCGCTGAAGACGACCTCGCGCTTCACGATCGGGTCGCGGTCGAAGGCCGATGGCACCGACGGCATCATCTGCGGCAGGCCCAGGTCGACGAGATAGCCGAAGCCGCTCGACGCCGCGAAGCCCAGGCGCAGGCTGATCGGGCCCTTGCGCACGGTGCCCTCCACGGGATGACCCTCGCGGCGGGTGCCACCGAGCGTTGCGGGCCCGGCCCAGAGCGCCGACTGCAGCCCACCCTCGCGGGCCAACGAGCCGATGACCCGACCGGCGCCGCAGTCGGCGAGCAGCCGCAGCGCCCGGTAGAGGCTCGACTTGCCGCTGCCGTTGGCCCCCGTCACGACATCGAGACCGTGCAGTGGCACGAGGACCTCGCGCAGGGAGCGGTAGCCGCCGACGGCGACGGTGGTGAGCATGCGCTCGACGCTAGCGCCGAGGGGTGACAGCCCCCGGGAGGAGGCGGGCGGGGCTTCATACGGGAGGGAGGGGTGAACACTCTTGTTCGTGAGCGAACAGCAGCGTACGGTTCTGCCCGTGACGGCAGCCTGGCCCGACCCGCCCGAGCTCGTGGACGACCCTGAGCGAGCCCGCCAGGCGGCCCTCCTCGACGTGGCCGTGAGCTACCTCGTCGCGCACCCGCGGGCGTCGCTCGCCCAGATCGCGGCCGCCGCGGACATCGGTCGCACGACGCTCTTCAAGCTCTTCGCGACCCGGGACGAGCTCGAGCAGGCGGTCGCGCTGCGCGCGATGACGGTCTGTCAGGCGGCGGTCGACACGGCCCGGCGCACCGCGCGCGACGACGGCGACACCGACGGGGGACTGCGGGCGCTGGTCACGGCCCTGCTGCCGGTCGGACCCCAGCTCAACTTCGTCTGGCGCACGCGCAGCCCCGACGTCGACGACGACGTCAGCCGCGCCCAGGAGGCCCTCTGGCACTCGCTGGGTGACGCCCTCGGCGCCGCCCGGCGTGCGGGCGTGCTGCGCGAGGTGTCGACCTGGTGGCTCGAGCAGGTGCTGCTCGCCACGGTCTACATCGCCTGGGAGTCGGTGCAGGGCGGGCGCCTGGCCCGGCTCGACGCGACCGACCTCGTGCTCGACACCCTTTTCACCGGGATCGGTGGGGCCGCCGGCCCGCACCCCGCCGGCGCCACCCTCGCCTCGATCCCCGCCCCCCCGCTGCCGTTCCCCGACAGGAGATCCCGATGAGCTCGCTGCCCACCGCCGCCCAGGCCCGCCAGGCGGCCGCCTTCGCCGCGACGCTCTACGGTCAGCGTGGCCGCCAGTGGTACAACGGGCGCGTCCGGGGCGACGGCCTCGCCCGGACGCGGCTGAAGGAGGGACGCGACGACCGCTATGCCGTCTACGAGGGCATCCGGGCACAAGGGCCGCTCACCCGCACCCGCGCGGGCTACTGGGTCACGACGAGCCACAAGCTGAGCAACCAGGTGCTGCGCAGCCGCACCTTCGGCGTGCGCGACCCGGAGCGCGACATCGTGCAGGGCGGGATCAGCCGCGAGTTCGACCTCAGCTTCCTCGGGCTCAACGCGCCGGACCACACCCGCCTGCGCCGGCTGGCCACGCCCGCCTTCAGTCCGAAGATGATGGGCACCTACGACACGATGATCGAGAAGACGGTGCACCAGCTCATCGACCAGGCCGAGCGGCGGGGCAGCTTCGACCTCGTGACCGACCTCGCGGCGCCGCTGCCCATCGCCGTCATCTCCGAGATGCTCGGGGTGCCCAACGAGCACGAAGAGGCCTTCCAGCGGTACGGAGCCTCGCTCGCGAGCGCCCTCGACGGGCTCAACTCGCTCGGACACGCCCGCGACGTGCTGCGCGCGGTCCACTCCCTCGATCGCATCTTCTCCTCGCTGTTCGACCTGCGCGAGCGCGAGCCCCGCGACGACCTCGTCAGCACCCTGGTGGCCGAGCGCGGTGACCGCATCCGCCCCGAGGAGCTGACCCCGATGTGCCAGCTGCTGCTGGTCGCGGGCTTCGAGACGACGGTCAACCTCATCGGCAACGCCGTCATCGCGCTCACCGACCACCCCGACCAGTGGGATCTCCTCGTGGCCGACCCCCAGCTGGCCGGCCCGACGGTCGAGGAGACGCTGCGCTACCTGCCGCCCGTGCAGGAGACCGGTCGGGTGGCCTTCGAGGACACCGATCTCGCCGGGCAGACGGTGCGCAAGCACCAGTGGGTGGTCCTGCTGCTGGCGGCCGCGGGACGCGACCCCGAGGTCTACGCCGACCCGAACCGCTTCGACATCACCCGCACCCCGGGCGTCGAGCACCTGGCCTTCTCCAGCGGGATCCACTACTGCATCGGCGCGCCGCTGGCCCGGCTCGAGGCGACCGTGGCCCTGCGGGTGCTCGCCGAGCGGATGCCGGGTCTGCGCCGGGCGGGCGACGTCACCATGCGAGGGTCGACGACCATCCGCGGGCCCCTGCACCTGCCAGTGACGACCCGGTGACGAACCGGCGACGACCCGGCGAGCACTGGACGCTGCGTCGAGCGGGCCGGGGGGCGGGGCCGGGTGAGGCGGTCACGGCATACGGGACGGCGTGAAATGATGGGGAGTCCGCCCGACCCCTAGACGTTCCGCGAGGTTACCCGCACCGTGTCACCCATGGCCCGCACCGCGCTGCTGCCGCACGCGACGCCGCCCGACCTCATCCGGAACTTCTGCATCATCGCGCACATCGACCACGGCAAGTCGACGCTGGCCGACCGCATGCTGCAGGCCACCGGGGTCGTCGACGGCCGCGACATGCGCGCGCAGTACCTCGACCGGATGGACATCGAGCGTGAGCGGGGCATCACGATCAAGAGCCAGGCCGTGCGCATGCCCTGGGAGTTCGAGGGCGAGACCTACTGCCTCAACATGATCGACACCCCCGGCCACGTCGACTTCACGTATGAGGTCAGCCGCTCGCTCGCTGCCTGCGAGGGGGCCGTCCTGCTCGTCGACGCCGCCCAGGGGATCGAGGCGCAGACCCTGGCCAACCTCTACCTCGCGATGGAGAACGACCTCTCGATCGTGCCGGTGCTCAACAAGATCGACCTGCCGGCGGCGCAGCCGGAGAAGTTCGCCGAGGAGCTGGCCAAGCTCATCGGGTGCGAGCCCGACGACTGCCTGCGCGTCTCGGGTAAGACCGGGGTCGGCGTCGACACGCTCATCGACCAGATCGTGCGCCAGATGCCGGCGCCGAAGGGTGATCCCGACGCCCCCGCCCGGGCGATCATCTTCGACTCGGTCTACGACACCTACCGCGGCGTGGTCACCTACGTGCGGGTCATCGACGGCGACCTCAACCCGCGCGAGAAGATCGCGATGATGTCGACGAAAGCCACCCACGAGCTGCTCGAGATCGGCGTGATCTCGCCGGAGCCCGTGCCCGGCAAGGGCCTCGGCGTCGGCGAGGTCGGCTACCTCATCACCGGGGTCAAGGACGTGCGCCAGTCGCGCGTCGGCGACACCGTGACCAACGCCGCCAAGCCGGCCAGCCAGGCCCTCGGCGGCTATCGCGACCCCAAGCCGATGGTCTTCTCGGGCCTCTATCCCATCGA
Proteins encoded in this region:
- a CDS encoding NAD(P)-dependent oxidoreductase — translated: MARVVVTGGSGKLGRAVVADLAGHGHEVALFDRARPTGLPDEVLAHVDYLPVDLTDYGQVLDAMLGVEERWDGVDALVHLAAVPAPGLVPDHATFTNNMNASFSVVSAARRAGLKKIVWASSETVLGLPFDTPPPYVPVDEDYPPRPESTYSLTKTLEEELARQLCRWDPELSMIGLRFSNVMDVEDYAQFPSYDTDAMTRKWNLWGYIDARDGAQAVRLSLEHSTPGAEVFIVANADTVMSRSSASLVAEVFPGVAVRHELGEHETLLSIDKARRVLGFAPQHSWRDHV
- a CDS encoding GNAT family N-acetyltransferase; amino-acid sequence: MPFEQEMPRLRLRRPTGLDLEAYTALHTDPRTYAHAPASMPDAEGCRDRLDADLAHWAAYGFGYLAVEDRASGLLVGWGGVCEAAAAPRGPLNLYYRLAYDALGQGLGRDLVCAVVAAAVEEQPARRVRARIGSHHAASLATARAAGLVEVDVPADQPDDQPDDQPDSASVVLEAPHLTSLASVDESVLAEVLDLWVRVNEAGGAVGFSAGAPRAAVADRLAGHAALLAEGRAVLGLLRAPDDRLLGSAFWQRGAWSGFAHRLELWRVMVEPAEQGRGMGGLLLSGMHGLARRWSPQTQLWCADYRSGRGLGRFYARWGWNEVGRLPYGIELPGGERGDEVHLARRPQGGLPVADGRP
- a CDS encoding ATP-dependent DNA helicase; this encodes MHAAVVGVGGAERPGQTQMAKAVEHAVETGEHLLVQAGTGTGKSLAYLVPAVKHAVESGKPAVIATATLALQSQIVDRDMPRVAEALAPVLGRRPTYALVKGRRNYLCAHKLQGGFPDDDDSLLSVGQVDRAMSRLGEEVLRLRSWADETESGDRDELVPGVSERAWRQVSVSSHECLGSKCPMVAECFVERSREAAKEVDVIVTNHSFMAIDAFEGRQMLPEHDVLVIDEAHELVDRVTSTVTDELSAGIVTSAARRAAKLSDQVGEVEDAGVLLEDVLAQLPEGRLPGLSDGLTLALERVRDTTRRVQSDLKPQPGAEGDGARQVARAAIDEVNENAARILEQRELDVVWVGRDPRRGTTTLRVAPMSVAMLVRERVFHERTVVLTSATLELGGTFDAVADTIGLRGEGAPAWQGLDVGSPFDYPRQAIAYVAQHLPAPGRDGAAPETLDEIETLVRAAGGRTLGLFSSMRAAQAAAEQLRARFTKDGTTIEILCQGEDQITTLVRDFARTATTCLFGTLTLWQGVDVPGTSCQLVIIDRIPFPRPDDPLASARSEEIARRGGNGFMAVSATHAALRLAQGAGRLVRRGDDRGVVAFLDSRMMTARYAGFLQRSLPPFWPTTDQDMVIAALRRLDETAAPVLPVAEPALRGLTGTLASSSSSSSSSSGLGPAAAAASPAVDHRPVAGPPPAAPAPRTAVTSGHAWTAEADEELRDAVDAGVGLEELCDHLELTPDVVSVRLEQLGLRLGEATLGFGS
- the holA gene encoding DNA polymerase III subunit delta, which codes for MPLPALLLVSGPEEVLADRAVTSVLHELRDTLPELEVIRLTASTYEAGQLLLHTSPSLFGGAKAVVVEGFEETTDELQSDLLAYLAAPADDVTLVVTHRAGNRGKKVLDALRKQGARVFEAPAVKSDRDKAEFVTHEFRRAGRKVTGEAVQALVQAIGKDLRELASACSQLVADTGGLIDESVVETYHGGKVEASGFKVADAAVGGDRGEALALLRHAIATGVDPVPIVAVLASQLRQLVRVGSAGRGSSANLARELGMAPWQVDRARRSLQGWDGTGLGRAIQAVAAADLEVKGGGRDPVYAVERAVLAITAARGSR
- the rpsT gene encoding 30S ribosomal protein S20, which codes for MANIKSQLKRIKTNEKRTERNKAVKSELRTWVRKFRDAADTGDATAAQEALKAASTKLDKAVSKGVIHANQAANKKSAMAKKASAL
- a CDS encoding type II toxin-antitoxin system PemK/MazF family toxin, with translation MSRPPETVDAVDAEGVSAGGSRVDESGPHEDHRGSPRPLAMRAYPGDFPGVPAMHYAPEPDGLPDPGEVVWTWVPFEEDPSLGKDRPVLLVGLDGDWLLGVMLTSRDHDASREREHRSGREWVDVGTGAWDSRGRESEARTDRIVRVDPDAIRREGAVLDQQRFDLVADAIRRTA
- a CDS encoding MFS transporter; amino-acid sequence: MTDTVATPARLHRPDAPAPVSPSRVRLALLALASGGFAIGTTEFVTMGLLPQVAAGTGVDIPTAGHYVSSYAVGVVVGAPLIAVLFAKAPRKLVLLGLMAFFAVANSASGFAHTYGQLMGARFLSGLPHGAFFGIGSVVAASLVPREKRTQAVAMMLIGLGVANVLGVPLTTVLGQSLGWQTPYRVVGVIGALTMVAVALWIPRQPATGEESMRGELKALTRLQVWLALLLGTVGFGGMFATYAYITPTMTELAGFPLGFVPVILGIYGVGQVAGMWVAGRIARYGVMRMMVVSMGLIAVALALFGYAVHVKALAILFALLLGFLPSVLVPLLQTRLMDVARDGQSLAAALKYSTLNIANALGAWLGSIVLAAGLGYEWPSRIGAGLAVLGLGIAGISVVVGRRNPDSV
- a CDS encoding AAA family ATPase, which codes for MLTTVAVGGYRSLREVLVPLHGLDVVTGANGSGKSSLYRALRLLADCGAGRVIGSLAREGGLQSALWAGPATLGGTRREGHPVEGTVRKGPISLRLGFAASSGFGYLVDLGLPQMMPSVPSAFDRDPIVKREVVFSGPVARPGAVLVERKGPLVRMRDGRDWVELTRDLRTHESMLTELADPSRTPELLEVRDELRSWRFYDGFRTDRDAPARTPQVGTLTPVLDHEGADVAAALQTIHEIGDSAALDHAIGDAFDGARLSIMVSGGRFDVGLLQPGMLRRLGGAELSDGTLRYLLLVAALLTPRPPRLMVLNEPETSLHPDLLPPLARLIRQVSASTQVVVVSHAPGLIAALEPRRDDDDDPDDDTSGGSSERGVAAHGVHLTKDLGETRVEGQGLLTAPAWHWGSR